AGGCGATCCAGGGGACGAACACCAGAATCGACGCGGCGAATAGGCCGAGCGTCGGGGCCGAAGCCCAGCCCCAGGTCGCCCCCTTGCTCAGCGGCAGCAGGAGCAGGGTCAGCGCGGCGGCCAGGCCGAGGGCGCCGAGGTAGTCGAAGCCGGCGGTGCGGTGTATCGGCGACGGCGGGACGACGATCAGCACGGCGATCAGGCACAGCAGCGAGACTCCGGCGGCGCCCCAGAACAGCAGGTGCCAGTTGTGCTGCGCGATGAGGGCGGCGATCGGCAGGCCCAGCGCGCCGCCGACGCCGAGGGAGGCACTCATCGCCGCTACCGCCGAGCCGAGGCGCTCCGGTGGCAGGCAGTCGCGCAGGATGCTGATGCCCAGCGCGATGGCGCCCATGCCGACACCCTGCAATCCGCGCCCGACGAGGAAGGGGAGCAGTTGGTCGGACAGGGCGCAGACCGCCGAACCGAGGACCACGGCGGCCAGGGTCAGGACGAGGATCAGCCGCTTGCCGTACATGTCGCCGAGGCGTCCGGCGATGGGGGTCGAGACGGCGCCGGTCAACAGGGTGGCCGTCAGCGCCCAGGCGGCGTTGTCGTTGGACGTGTGCAGATAGTCGGGTAGCCGTGGGATCAGCGGGACGATGATCGTCTGCATCAGCGACACCGAGATCCCGGCGGCGCACAGGGTCGCGATGATCGCCGTCGGATGCGACGGCGGCCCGTCCTGGTGCGCGGGCTCGCCGGTGGGGATGGATTTCGTCGACACGCAGAGTCCGATCAGGCCAGGGATCGCCCGGATCTCGGGCCGTCTCTGAGTCTACGGAGACGCCGATCCGCGTCCGGCGCGGGTCAGAGGGCCAGGCACATCGAACCGGTACCCAGGCCTTGCTTGACGCTGACCTTGAGGTCCTTCTTCGATGCCGTGTTGACTTCGCTGACGTGCAGCAACCGGGCTCCGACATGTT
This genomic interval from Gordonia sp. X0973 contains the following:
- a CDS encoding MFS transporter: MSTKSIPTGEPAHQDGPPSHPTAIIATLCAAGISVSLMQTIIVPLIPRLPDYLHTSNDNAAWALTATLLTGAVSTPIAGRLGDMYGKRLILVLTLAAVVLGSAVCALSDQLLPFLVGRGLQGVGMGAIALGISILRDCLPPERLGSAVAAMSASLGVGGALGLPIAALIAQHNWHLLFWGAAGVSLLCLIAVLIVVPPSPIHRTAGFDYLGALGLAAALTLLLLPLSKGATWGWASAPTLGLFAASILVFVPWIAYELRRDHPLVDLRTTATRTVALTNAASAAAGLGFFAMSLIPVQLLMAPAATGNGNGLSMVAAGLYLAPGGLVMFASSNIGARVSRTFGPRTSLAVGVTVMGLGYLIQLGLLLAHAHIGPWHLVLITCCISAGIGIAYAAMPALIMGAVPLRQTGEANGVNALMRSLGMSVASAMIGMVLAHFVVGIDIPTPHGVAHHSFPSDTGYLIATIISLVACAASVTCALLLKIDDEKDAPVPA